A genomic window from Candidatus Kouleothrix ribensis includes:
- a CDS encoding glycosyltransferase has protein sequence MIGIIDLVLVVVECGLALLVGYLLFLTGAALCAPHRTPLGTHAPIHRFAILIPAHNEEQLLPGLLGNLQRLDYPQALYAIHVVADNCTDHTAELARQAQVTVHERTDSTRIGKGYALEWLIERLWAQDQPFDAFLILDADSIVSENFLAVMDARLAGGAQAIQAYYAVRDPAGSWNASLRAVALAALHYLRPLGRSVLGCSAGLKGNGMVFSAGMIKQYRWSAALTEDIEYHMALVLGGHRVAFAPDAIVWAEMPSSLAASQTQQVRWERGRQEMLRQYVPRLLRAAVARRSFRLLDAAIEQIIPPFSLLAALSLVCLALGLIIQSRSAVGIALGLLVAQAIYIFAGLLLARAPRRVYQALLYAPLFIAWKAWLYLRVSLGFDRKGWTRTARNDT, from the coding sequence ATGATTGGGATCATCGATCTCGTGCTGGTGGTAGTCGAGTGCGGATTGGCCCTGCTCGTCGGCTACCTGCTGTTTCTTACCGGTGCTGCGCTATGCGCACCACACCGCACACCGCTTGGCACACATGCGCCCATACACCGATTTGCGATTCTCATCCCCGCACACAACGAAGAGCAGCTGCTGCCTGGCCTGCTCGGCAACCTCCAGCGGCTCGATTATCCGCAGGCACTGTATGCGATCCATGTGGTTGCCGATAATTGTACCGATCACACGGCTGAGCTTGCCCGGCAGGCTCAGGTCACCGTGCATGAGCGTACTGATAGCACGCGTATTGGCAAAGGCTACGCCCTCGAATGGCTGATCGAGCGGCTATGGGCGCAGGATCAGCCATTCGACGCATTTCTGATATTAGATGCAGACTCGATCGTGTCGGAGAACTTCCTTGCCGTAATGGATGCGCGTCTCGCAGGTGGCGCGCAGGCCATCCAAGCATATTACGCTGTGCGTGATCCCGCCGGCTCGTGGAACGCCAGTTTGCGCGCGGTGGCGCTGGCGGCGCTGCACTACCTGCGGCCGCTGGGGCGTAGCGTACTCGGCTGTTCGGCCGGACTCAAAGGTAATGGAATGGTATTCTCGGCTGGTATGATCAAGCAGTATCGCTGGTCGGCTGCGCTAACGGAGGATATCGAGTATCACATGGCGCTGGTGCTGGGTGGCCACCGCGTGGCATTTGCCCCCGACGCGATTGTATGGGCCGAAATGCCCAGCTCGTTGGCAGCATCGCAGACGCAGCAGGTGCGCTGGGAACGTGGGCGGCAAGAGATGCTGCGCCAGTATGTGCCGCGCCTGCTGCGCGCGGCGGTGGCACGGCGTAGCTTTCGGTTGCTCGATGCAGCGATCGAGCAGATCATCCCACCTTTTTCACTCCTCGCTGCACTGTCGTTGGTGTGCCTGGCGCTTGGCCTGATCATCCAGAGCCGTAGCGCAGTTGGCATAGCCCTTGGCCTGCTGGTCGCCCAGGCGATCTATATCTTTGCCGGCCTGCTGTTGGCACGGGCGCCACGGCGTGTGTATCAGGCGCTGCTGTATGCCCCGTTGTTCATCGCCTGGAAGGCCTGGCTATATCTGCGTGTTTCGCTTGGGTTTGATCGCAAAGGTTGGACGCGTACTGCGCGCAATGATACATGA
- a CDS encoding exopolysaccharide biosynthesis polyprenyl glycosylphosphotransferase — MKETGAMLQLDEKAARMLDIYTHKRFCSLRASQRLRFQLIWWVIVRKIMRNLKRTFDLLVALCLLLLAAPLMLLTALAIRIDSPGPILFRQTRVGRWGEPFPCYKFRSMYIDAEQRLHDLMALNEADGPVFKMKNDPRVTRIGRVIRKLSIDELPQLFNVLKGDMSLVGPRPALPREVSLYEYDQIQRLHVVPGITGLQQVSGRSNVDFKRWIELDLQYISEQSLWKDIEILIKTIPAVLASRGAY, encoded by the coding sequence ATGAAAGAAACAGGCGCCATGCTTCAGCTTGACGAAAAAGCGGCTCGGATGCTAGATATCTATACCCATAAACGATTTTGTAGCCTACGCGCCAGCCAGCGGCTGCGATTTCAATTGATCTGGTGGGTGATCGTTCGCAAGATCATGCGGAACCTCAAGCGTACGTTTGATCTGCTGGTCGCGCTCTGCTTGTTGCTACTCGCTGCCCCGCTTATGCTCCTTACCGCGCTTGCAATCAGAATTGACTCGCCTGGACCAATTTTGTTTCGCCAGACGCGGGTCGGCCGCTGGGGTGAACCCTTTCCATGCTACAAGTTTCGCTCGATGTATATCGATGCCGAGCAGCGCCTGCACGATTTGATGGCGCTCAATGAAGCCGACGGTCCGGTATTTAAGATGAAAAACGATCCGCGCGTGACGCGGATTGGCCGGGTCATCCGCAAGCTTAGTATCGACGAGCTGCCCCAGCTGTTCAATGTGCTTAAAGGCGACATGAGCCTGGTTGGCCCGCGCCCAGCACTGCCGCGTGAGGTGTCGTTGTACGAGTACGATCAGATTCAGCGCCTGCACGTTGTGCCCGGCATCACCGGGCTCCAGCAGGTGTCGGGGCGTAGCAATGTTGATTTCAAGCGCTGGATCGAACTCGATCTGCAGTATATCTCCGAGCAGAGTTTGTGGAAGGATATCGAAATCCTGATCAAGACGATCCCGGCTGTGCTGGCTAGCCGCGGAGCATACTAA
- a CDS encoding WecB/TagA/CpsF family glycosyltransferase, with protein sequence MRKLLIILGVPIDDLDMSQALMRLEQFIALGRSTGKSHQVATINADFVVNSLNDSELRRILQESDMATADGMPLVLGARLLGVPLADRVTGADLVPALAERAAQKGYSIFLLGARPGVGIRAAEILQERYPGLTIAGVIAPPNVPIQAMDRSILDQIKAAKPDILLVAFGNPKQEKWIRMYADTLAVPVCIGVGGTFDMIAGITKRAPGWMQRAGLEWLYRLIQEPHRLWRRYVHDLLYFGYFFLRQWWAMRQGALPAPLLPISETVIVDKTVILNIEGRMDIDTYSLVIERADKALQMSPCVVVNLARATFLDSTAMGALVALANRARAAGGSLRLAAVPPVIARTLALVRLDQFFEIFTDVETALDGTVSLIPMPQSV encoded by the coding sequence ATGCGCAAGCTTCTGATTATCCTCGGTGTACCAATCGATGATCTTGACATGTCGCAGGCGCTGATGCGCCTGGAGCAGTTCATCGCGCTCGGCCGATCAACCGGCAAGAGCCACCAGGTTGCCACGATCAATGCTGATTTTGTTGTCAACTCACTGAACGATTCCGAACTACGGCGCATTTTACAAGAGTCGGACATGGCGACGGCCGATGGTATGCCACTGGTGCTAGGCGCACGGTTACTAGGCGTGCCGCTGGCCGATCGGGTGACCGGCGCCGACCTTGTGCCGGCTCTGGCCGAGCGGGCCGCACAAAAAGGCTACTCAATTTTTTTACTTGGTGCCCGGCCAGGCGTTGGTATACGTGCCGCCGAGATCTTGCAAGAGCGTTACCCCGGCCTCACGATCGCTGGCGTTATTGCGCCACCCAATGTTCCAATCCAGGCCATGGATCGATCGATTCTTGATCAGATTAAGGCGGCCAAACCTGATATTCTATTGGTCGCTTTTGGGAACCCGAAGCAAGAGAAATGGATTCGGATGTACGCTGATACTCTGGCAGTTCCAGTGTGTATTGGCGTCGGCGGCACCTTCGACATGATCGCTGGTATTACTAAGCGGGCGCCTGGTTGGATGCAGCGCGCCGGTCTCGAGTGGCTCTATCGCCTGATCCAAGAGCCACACCGCCTGTGGCGGCGCTATGTACACGATCTATTGTATTTTGGCTATTTCTTTCTACGGCAGTGGTGGGCGATGCGTCAAGGCGCACTTCCTGCACCACTGCTGCCTATCTCAGAAACTGTGATTGTCGATAAGACGGTCATCCTCAATATTGAGGGCCGGATGGACATCGATACCTATTCGCTGGTTATCGAGCGTGCCGACAAGGCCCTGCAGATGAGCCCGTGCGTAGTTGTAAATCTTGCAAGGGCAACCTTTCTCGATAGCACAGCGATGGGGGCGCTTGTGGCACTGGCCAACCGTGCGCGCGCGGCCGGCGGTTCACTGCGTCTGGCGGCAGTCCCGCCCGTGATTGCGCGTACACTGGCGCTGGTTCGGCTCGATCAATTCTTCGAGATATTTACCGATGTCGAAACAGCGTTGGATGGGACCGTCTCGCTGATTCCTATGCCGCAATCGGTATAG
- a CDS encoding sugar transferase, with translation MQVLLVATNEQPKLWPLTSSLAAPLLPVANRPVMAIAVEILARAGYKQLLASLYQRGGSIAAYFGAGRRWGVQIDYITQREPWGSAGTLRWAASLIHEAVLVWPADMLLDLDVADALAFHQASGSALTLIAARDRDCQIPKPLLVDPDGRALLPGSAPLDRRATEFTGAFICEPHLIQHIPARTVYDTYHQLVPAVLAAGEAVYVYETHAYWNPLTTFSEYQEAQRVFLYSAYQGSAAAQAGVAPPQMRYASIEGQQIAPGIWVAANSVIHPNARLAPPLCIGEGCRIGYGAELGPEVVIGSSVVVDDEATVQHSTILRRTYVGKLVNVAGRIVHHSSITDITTSESTDVVDSFLLSEVGPSIVNKHRLIRATQVLIAGIALLLLLPVLLMLSLAVCIFAGRRVLRRVPRMGVRAADLGRGVGPKRFKTLVFGTQKPDGTAHVCGRWMQRWELERLPELWNVITGDLALVGVRPMSPVEVASLQEAWEQKRNEYPAGFTGLWYVHGTHSHGLEASLLEASLIDDAYYTATRSWQGDLVLICRTPQAWWRRRRLQSARPPVTQEYFSQVDEMSGT, from the coding sequence ATGCAAGTCTTGCTCGTAGCTACCAATGAACAGCCCAAATTGTGGCCGCTAACCAGCTCGCTGGCGGCACCGCTTCTGCCTGTGGCCAACCGGCCGGTTATGGCTATTGCGGTCGAGATTCTTGCTCGCGCCGGCTATAAGCAGCTGCTGGCGAGTCTCTATCAGCGCGGCGGAAGCATTGCCGCCTACTTTGGTGCAGGCCGGCGCTGGGGTGTGCAGATCGACTATATTACACAGCGTGAGCCATGGGGGAGTGCTGGCACGCTGCGCTGGGCTGCCAGCCTGATACATGAGGCAGTTCTGGTGTGGCCAGCCGATATGCTTCTTGATCTAGATGTAGCTGATGCACTGGCGTTTCACCAGGCGAGCGGATCCGCGCTAACATTGATTGCAGCGCGTGATCGGGATTGCCAGATCCCCAAGCCGCTGCTGGTCGATCCGGATGGCCGCGCCCTGCTGCCTGGCTCAGCGCCGCTCGATCGGCGTGCTACTGAGTTTACCGGGGCGTTTATCTGTGAACCACATCTGATCCAGCATATTCCGGCGCGAACCGTTTACGACACATATCACCAGTTAGTGCCTGCCGTGCTGGCAGCTGGTGAAGCGGTGTATGTGTACGAAACCCATGCATACTGGAACCCGCTCACTACCTTCTCTGAATATCAGGAAGCGCAACGGGTGTTCTTGTATAGCGCATATCAGGGTAGCGCTGCTGCGCAGGCTGGCGTGGCGCCGCCGCAGATGCGCTATGCCTCGATCGAGGGTCAGCAGATCGCCCCAGGTATTTGGGTTGCGGCGAATAGCGTCATCCATCCAAACGCACGCCTTGCGCCGCCACTCTGTATTGGCGAGGGTTGCCGGATCGGCTATGGTGCCGAGCTTGGGCCAGAGGTAGTGATTGGCTCAAGTGTGGTAGTTGACGATGAAGCAACAGTGCAGCATAGTACCATATTACGGCGCACATATGTTGGGAAACTCGTCAATGTCGCTGGGCGCATCGTGCATCACTCTTCAATAACCGACATCACCACCTCTGAAAGCACCGATGTTGTCGATAGCTTCTTGTTATCAGAGGTTGGGCCATCGATTGTCAATAAGCATCGTTTAATACGCGCTACCCAGGTGCTGATAGCGGGGATAGCATTGCTATTGCTGCTGCCAGTGTTGTTGATGCTGAGCCTGGCGGTTTGTATATTTGCAGGCAGGCGGGTATTGAGGCGGGTGCCGCGTATGGGCGTGCGGGCTGCTGATCTCGGGCGCGGCGTCGGGCCGAAAAGGTTCAAGACGCTCGTGTTCGGTACGCAGAAGCCCGATGGCACGGCGCATGTGTGCGGGCGCTGGATGCAGCGTTGGGAGCTAGAGCGCCTGCCTGAGCTATGGAACGTTATCACCGGCGATCTCGCGCTGGTTGGTGTGCGCCCAATGTCGCCAGTCGAGGTCGCCAGCCTTCAAGAAGCCTGGGAGCAAAAGCGCAATGAGTACCCAGCCGGCTTCACCGGGCTTTGGTATGTACACGGCACGCATTCGCACGGCCTGGAAGCGTCCTTACTGGAGGCGTCCTTAATTGATGATGCGTACTACACAGCCACACGCAGTTGGCAGGGCGACCTCGTATTGATCTGCCGGACGCCGCAGGCATGGTGGCGCCGCAGGCGCCTGCAATCGGCACGGCCACCTGTGACGCAAGAGTATTTCAGCCAGGTTGATGAAATGAGTGGCACATAA
- a CDS encoding STAS domain-containing protein, translated as MELRSYAFGDVHVLRLTGRFDNYVAPAVGDWLEKHISPTRSRLVVNMADVHFVDSTALAILVQGFNRCRKYAGDLYLCNLQQQVYMIFELTRLDKAFHIFVDEAHAVSSFTG; from the coding sequence ATGGAGTTGCGATCATATGCCTTTGGCGATGTTCATGTACTGCGGTTAACCGGGCGCTTTGATAATTATGTGGCCCCGGCTGTGGGGGACTGGCTGGAAAAACATATCTCGCCAACCCGATCACGGTTGGTGGTGAATATGGCGGATGTGCATTTTGTCGATTCAACGGCACTTGCCATACTCGTTCAGGGTTTTAATCGCTGCCGAAAGTATGCTGGCGATTTGTATCTCTGTAACCTTCAACAGCAGGTATACATGATTTTCGAGCTTACTCGGCTCGATAAGGCATTTCATATTTTTGTCGATGAAGCGCATGCAGTTAGCTCTTTCACAGGGTAA
- a CDS encoding PP2C family protein-serine/threonine phosphatase, which translates to MLTSVLATQRAHFAAIAKSWLTSGASAFGVWSNGAALASWPDQRLLDRPSLAVPIAVAERVVGELRLVGLDDMPSHVRLTSEAGLVARLVEIEEELHAMTAELVDSQDRLLAVYQLARSLRYYTTIGDTLRGLLFETMRLVKTRGGFVVFENEPGEPTLMQYPAGYSNDAVLWALYRQMQARDCELLLTSEHLFEHYGVTAENLCVIPMRVRGVCIAGLGLFNKPNGFSSPDVKLACAIIDQACVQIEQVLLHNETQEQHRVQSELALARRVQLRLLPQQLPMVTGLDIAARARPARQIGGDFYDFICQPQRPLFFTVGDVSGKALSAALLMAMTKTAIHSKAGYMPNPAPDLVMRNSNEDLFEDFMQVGMFATAFVGQYEAQSRQIIYANAGHSPVIYCPVGGAPRLLEADSPPLGVLRVSSCKNHTVRLHDGDVLVVATDGFNEACNPSEEMFGYERLLDLVAMAAAMPADAIADTLFAAVDEFGVGRPQDDDQTLVVIKGAAA; encoded by the coding sequence ATGTTAACCAGTGTTCTAGCGACTCAACGCGCACATTTCGCTGCGATTGCGAAGTCGTGGCTAACTAGTGGCGCATCTGCATTTGGGGTATGGAGCAATGGCGCCGCGCTGGCCTCGTGGCCCGATCAACGCTTGCTTGATCGGCCCAGCCTGGCTGTGCCGATCGCTGTCGCCGAGCGCGTGGTCGGCGAGTTACGGCTCGTTGGACTTGACGACATGCCGTCGCATGTGCGCCTGACTTCGGAGGCCGGCTTAGTGGCGCGCCTCGTCGAGATCGAGGAAGAGCTGCATGCGATGACGGCCGAGCTTGTCGATAGCCAGGATCGCTTACTCGCAGTATATCAATTGGCACGCTCGCTGCGCTACTATACGACGATTGGCGATACATTGCGTGGCTTGCTGTTCGAAACAATGCGGTTGGTAAAAACGCGCGGCGGTTTTGTGGTTTTCGAGAACGAGCCAGGCGAACCGACCCTTATGCAATATCCGGCGGGCTATAGCAACGATGCGGTGTTGTGGGCGCTCTACCGGCAGATGCAGGCGCGTGATTGTGAGCTGTTGCTGACCAGTGAGCATCTGTTTGAGCACTACGGCGTGACCGCCGAAAATCTGTGCGTTATTCCAATGCGTGTGCGGGGTGTCTGTATTGCAGGCCTTGGCCTATTCAACAAACCGAATGGCTTTTCAAGCCCGGATGTCAAGCTGGCCTGTGCGATTATCGATCAGGCTTGCGTCCAGATCGAGCAGGTCTTGCTACATAACGAGACCCAGGAGCAGCATCGTGTTCAGAGTGAGCTTGCCCTGGCGCGGCGTGTACAGCTACGCCTGTTGCCGCAACAGTTGCCGATGGTTACTGGGCTCGACATTGCAGCGCGCGCACGCCCGGCCCGCCAGATCGGCGGCGACTTCTATGATTTCATCTGCCAACCACAGCGGCCGCTCTTCTTTACTGTGGGTGATGTGAGTGGAAAGGCGCTTTCGGCCGCATTGCTGATGGCCATGACCAAAACGGCGATTCATAGTAAAGCCGGTTACATGCCGAACCCGGCGCCCGACTTGGTGATGCGCAACTCGAATGAGGATCTGTTCGAGGACTTCATGCAGGTTGGTATGTTCGCAACCGCATTTGTCGGCCAGTACGAGGCCCAGAGTCGCCAGATTATCTACGCCAACGCCGGGCACTCGCCGGTGATCTATTGCCCGGTGGGCGGCGCACCGCGACTACTGGAGGCCGATAGCCCACCGCTAGGCGTCCTGAGAGTCAGCTCGTGCAAGAATCATACAGTTCGCCTGCACGATGGTGATGTGTTGGTAGTTGCGACTGATGGGTTTAACGAAGCGTGTAACCCAAGCGAAGAAATGTTTGGCTATGAGCGCTTGCTCGATCTCGTAGCTATGGCGGCGGCAATGCCTGCAGATGCGATTGCCGATACACTATTTGCGGCGGTCGATGAGTTTGGAGTTGGCCGCCCGCAAGACGATGATCAGACGCTGGTGGTAATAAAAGGAGCAGCAGCGTGA
- a CDS encoding ATP-binding protein — protein MIATYPEITRIDLPATTKHLSILSACIAEVIARIDGLREHAHLTYAVQLAAHEACANIIEHAYAGMSNQRVEIMITIDDRPLRVIIDMYDSGQSFDLAHTPAPSLDQPQMRGYGLHILRSLMDEVAYHPAKGKNHWHLVKHLIQNGET, from the coding sequence GTGATCGCTACCTATCCAGAAATTACCCGGATCGATCTGCCTGCAACTACTAAACATCTGAGTATTCTAAGTGCATGTATTGCGGAAGTTATTGCGCGTATTGATGGCTTGCGCGAGCATGCGCATCTTACGTACGCCGTTCAACTGGCCGCACACGAGGCGTGTGCGAATATTATCGAACATGCCTATGCTGGCATGAGCAATCAGCGGGTCGAGATTATGATCACAATCGATGATCGGCCATTGCGCGTGATTATTGATATGTATGACAGTGGTCAATCATTTGATCTTGCTCACACACCTGCACCCAGCCTCGATCAGCCACAGATGCGCGGCTATGGGCTACATATCCTGCGGAGCCTGATGGACGAAGTTGCCTATCATCCGGCCAAAGGCAAGAATCACTGGCACCTTGTCAAGCATCTAATCCAGAATGGTGAAACATGA
- a CDS encoding response regulator codes for MANILIVDDHTTSQRLMSFILQQHGYTPTMAMNGRAALDRLEEQPFDLVITDLNMPEIGGLDLLRIMRLDARFRDIPVIILTGSVRDQDQIRAQEAGAIAFLTKPVGSDEVIATVGQLLAAYHADDPPPADVLVGGAPEVLEPSALKMLGLRLKKKIHVI; via the coding sequence ATTGCCAATATCCTAATCGTTGATGATCACACCACCAGTCAGCGATTGATGAGCTTCATCCTCCAGCAGCACGGTTATACGCCGACAATGGCAATGAATGGGCGAGCGGCACTCGATCGCCTGGAGGAGCAGCCGTTTGATCTGGTGATCACCGACCTGAATATGCCCGAGATCGGTGGCCTGGATCTTTTGCGTATCATGCGCCTCGACGCGCGTTTTCGCGATATTCCCGTGATCATTCTAACTGGGAGTGTGCGCGACCAGGATCAAATTCGCGCGCAAGAGGCCGGGGCAATCGCGTTCCTCACCAAGCCAGTTGGCTCAGATGAAGTGATCGCGACGGTAGGGCAGCTGCTTGCGGCATATCATGCCGACGATCCACCGCCGGCCGATGTGCTGGTTGGGGGTGCGCCTGAGGTGCTTGAGCCATCAGCACTCAAGATGTTAGGGCTTCGGCTGAAGAAGAAGATCCACGTGATCTAG
- a CDS encoding serine acetyltransferase, producing MLEIFRRDAYRWAIHHLGRSITSPEQLTTPDLVRLLYQNMALRAIAWFRLGSWLKHKRVPFLPGLIQRQIFSRYGLEIVVGAEIGGGLYIAHPVGTVIAPKRIGVNCSIIAAVTIGMRNEWSFPTIGDDVFIGAGARVLGGITIGNGAIIGANAVVINDLPENVTAVGIPAKIARSATTLAV from the coding sequence ATGCTCGAGATCTTTCGGCGCGACGCCTACCGCTGGGCGATCCATCACCTGGGCCGTAGCATCACCTCCCCCGAGCAGCTGACCACGCCCGATCTCGTGCGGCTGCTCTACCAGAACATGGCGCTGCGCGCAATCGCCTGGTTTCGGCTAGGTTCGTGGCTTAAGCACAAGCGCGTGCCATTCTTACCAGGGCTTATTCAGCGGCAGATCTTTAGCCGCTATGGCCTCGAGATCGTGGTTGGCGCCGAGATTGGCGGCGGCCTGTATATCGCGCATCCGGTCGGCACCGTGATTGCACCGAAGCGGATTGGCGTAAATTGCAGTATTATCGCTGCCGTGACGATCGGCATGCGGAACGAGTGGAGCTTCCCAACCATCGGGGATGACGTTTTTATCGGCGCGGGCGCACGCGTACTGGGCGGCATAACTATCGGGAACGGCGCGATCATCGGAGCGAATGCGGTGGTCATCAACGATCTGCCCGAAAACGTGACGGCCGTGGGCATCCCCGCAAAGATTGCCCGTAGTGCTACAACGCTGGCGGTTTAG
- a CDS encoding glycosyltransferase family 2 protein yields the protein MLKVSVIVPTYNRVNRLKHVLAALSQQTFSPREVEVLVVSDGSSDGTHEYVRRLHMPYQLTLIEQANQGPAAARNNGIAHASGEYILFVDDDVVPAPTMLAEHMQMHEQAGKQAVVLGPMLTPANFRMSPWVRWEQAMLAKQYQSIQNGTWAPTARQFYTGNTSLARRHVLASGGFDPTFRRAEDVELAYRLSQLGLRFIFHPSAIGYHYAERSFRSWLETPYAYGRNEVIFARDKQQSWLLPAVYEEFQLRHTLIRWLIRLCLDRKSLSGGAVAWLRLIGQESDRFGIERLVEIAHSGMFNLRYYQGIADELGGRKQFFAQVY from the coding sequence ATGCTCAAGGTCAGTGTAATCGTTCCCACCTACAATCGCGTCAATCGACTGAAACACGTACTGGCCGCCCTATCGCAGCAAACCTTTTCGCCGCGCGAAGTCGAGGTTCTTGTCGTATCCGATGGGTCTAGCGACGGCACGCACGAGTATGTTCGCCGGCTGCACATGCCCTATCAGCTCACGCTGATCGAGCAGGCCAATCAAGGGCCGGCGGCCGCACGCAATAACGGCATTGCGCACGCCTCCGGTGAGTATATTCTCTTTGTCGACGATGACGTTGTGCCGGCGCCAACCATGCTGGCCGAGCATATGCAGATGCACGAACAGGCTGGCAAGCAGGCAGTCGTGCTAGGGCCAATGCTCACACCAGCGAATTTCCGCATGTCGCCCTGGGTACGCTGGGAACAGGCCATGCTGGCAAAACAGTACCAAAGCATTCAGAATGGTACATGGGCGCCAACTGCACGCCAATTCTACACCGGCAATACCTCGTTGGCCCGCCGGCATGTGCTTGCAAGCGGCGGCTTCGACCCGACATTCCGCCGGGCCGAGGATGTTGAGTTAGCCTATCGCCTGAGCCAGCTAGGGTTACGATTCATCTTTCATCCGTCGGCGATCGGCTACCACTACGCCGAACGCAGCTTCCGCTCGTGGCTCGAGACCCCCTATGCCTATGGGCGCAACGAGGTGATCTTCGCGCGCGATAAACAGCAGAGCTGGCTTCTACCGGCGGTCTATGAGGAATTCCAGCTGCGCCACACACTCATCCGCTGGCTTATTCGGCTGTGCCTCGACCGCAAGAGCCTCAGTGGTGGGGCGGTTGCTTGGCTCAGGCTGATTGGGCAGGAGAGCGACCGCTTCGGCATTGAACGATTGGTCGAAATCGCCCATAGCGGGATGTTTAATCTGCGTTACTACCAGGGTATCGCCGACGAACTCGGCGGGCGTAAGCAATTCTTTGCACAGGTGTACTAA
- a CDS encoding acyltransferase encodes MSRAKLTRVAREELGGLHLRLLICQVLLAPLPIHVGSRLRAAGLRAAGLRIGHGTVIWGMPTITGGPGRAHNLSIGQRCLLNIGCLFDLGAPITIGDSVGLGHQVLLLTTSHRLGPPEYRAAAPYAQPITIHHGAWLGARVIVLPGVTIGVGAVVGAGAVVTRDVPANTMVAGSPARVIHELGS; translated from the coding sequence ATGTCACGAGCCAAGCTAACACGCGTCGCGCGCGAGGAACTCGGCGGCCTGCACCTGCGGCTGCTGATCTGCCAGGTGTTGCTCGCCCCACTGCCGATCCATGTCGGTAGCCGCCTGCGTGCGGCCGGGCTGCGCGCGGCCGGGCTGCGCATTGGGCATGGTACAGTTATCTGGGGCATGCCCACGATCACCGGTGGGCCTGGTCGTGCGCATAACTTGTCGATCGGCCAGCGCTGCCTGCTGAATATTGGCTGCCTGTTCGACTTAGGCGCGCCAATTACGATCGGCGATAGTGTTGGGCTTGGCCATCAGGTGTTGCTGCTCACCACCAGCCATCGGCTTGGGCCGCCTGAGTACCGCGCAGCGGCACCCTATGCCCAGCCAATCACTATTCACCACGGCGCTTGGTTGGGCGCGCGCGTGATTGTGCTGCCGGGTGTAACAATCGGCGTCGGTGCGGTCGTGGGCGCGGGCGCAGTCGTCACACGCGATGTGCCGGCCAATACCATGGTCGCCGGTAGCCCGGCCCGCGTCATACACGAGCTTGGGTCATGA